The Prinia subflava isolate CZ2003 ecotype Zambia chromosome 5, Cam_Psub_1.2, whole genome shotgun sequence genome window below encodes:
- the COMMD9 gene encoding COMM domain-containing protein 9 isoform X2, with the protein MAALRAGDFAALQILLKLVNALHNLTRHVVYRGLTGAEDILCLFPENFHQNLKNLLTKIILENISAWRNEAQASQISLPRLVDMDWRVDIKTSSDSIARMAVPTCLLQLKIQEDAALCGNNPVVSALTVELSKETLDTMLEGLGRIRDQLSAVANK; encoded by the exons ATGGCGGCGCTGCGGGCCGGGGACTTCGCGGCGCTGCAGATCCTGCTGAag CTGGTGAATGCTTTGCACAACCTCACCCGGCACGTGGTGTACCGCGGCTTGACCGGGGCAGAAGATAtcctctgcctcttcccagAAAACTTCCACCAAAATCTGAAAAACCTCTTGACTAAGATAATCTTGGAGAATAT CTCTGCTTGGAGGAATGAAGCACAAGCCAGTCAGA TCTCCCTGCCTCGCCTGGTGGACATGGACTGGAGGGTGGACATCAAGACCTCTTCAGACAGCATTGCAAGAATGGCAGTGCCTACCTGCCTGCTGCAGTTAAAG ATTCAGGAAGATGCTGCCTTATGTGGAAATAATCCTGTTGTTTCTGCACTGACTGTGGAACTGAGCAAAGAAACCCTGGACACTATGTTAGAAGGTCTGGGAAGGATTCGGGACCAACTTTCTGCCGTTGCAAACAAGTGA
- the COMMD9 gene encoding COMM domain-containing protein 9 isoform X1, whose product MAAGGAGRADGAIMAALRAGDFAALQILLKAPSKDAVRQLCQECFSSPPAALGPLAQRACPGLAVSAQEAEQLVNALHNLTRHVVYRGLTGAEDILCLFPENFHQNLKNLLTKIILENISAWRNEAQASQISLPRLVDMDWRVDIKTSSDSIARMAVPTCLLQLKIQEDAALCGNNPVVSALTVELSKETLDTMLEGLGRIRDQLSAVANK is encoded by the exons atggcggcgggcggggccgggcgcgctgACGGCGCCATCATGGCGGCGCTGCGGGCCGGGGACTTCGCGGCGCTGCAGATCCTGCTGAag GCGCCGTCGAAGGACGCCGTGcgacagctgtgccaggagtgCTTCTCcagcccgcccgccgcgctcGGGCCGCTGGCGCAGCGCGCCTGCCCCGGGCTGGCCGTGAGCGCGCAGGAAGCGGAGCAG CTGGTGAATGCTTTGCACAACCTCACCCGGCACGTGGTGTACCGCGGCTTGACCGGGGCAGAAGATAtcctctgcctcttcccagAAAACTTCCACCAAAATCTGAAAAACCTCTTGACTAAGATAATCTTGGAGAATAT CTCTGCTTGGAGGAATGAAGCACAAGCCAGTCAGA TCTCCCTGCCTCGCCTGGTGGACATGGACTGGAGGGTGGACATCAAGACCTCTTCAGACAGCATTGCAAGAATGGCAGTGCCTACCTGCCTGCTGCAGTTAAAG ATTCAGGAAGATGCTGCCTTATGTGGAAATAATCCTGTTGTTTCTGCACTGACTGTGGAACTGAGCAAAGAAACCCTGGACACTATGTTAGAAGGTCTGGGAAGGATTCGGGACCAACTTTCTGCCGTTGCAAACAAGTGA